One genomic window of Metopolophium dirhodum isolate CAU chromosome 4, ASM1992520v1, whole genome shotgun sequence includes the following:
- the LOC132942643 gene encoding uncharacterized protein LOC132942643 translates to MDVASTDYLKTALYSGDNGPDTGNRDSLRLMELGLHLETLHDGSHRINTSVDHLLNDPSLSERNNNEFTFANNNNNNSNNNNNNSFETIISGDHGFDLDCTPSSFNDKSDIVDQWRTLNTDGAIYTVEVVNNSDGGVGEPLWCMPALTEHHQDSNAVSNFDETLLSMNGAESTDPVGSGRYIKQEPLGEYIKQEPLTEYIKREPLQEYIKQESVEYTGDELLRNALLGKTNHNHHQRYGDKDVKPSVSTASDSQNSSPGPQSMQDVASYPSTSTVDMQDVLATNSTCSNGINGNTIVMIDDDMPSMSLLVAGDGASAQNVDDLLLPDFDFQYIDGLDSDMSQSFQQYCPTSQGFVSFIAAEVANISQIPATVVLDHRELEQVSTSSSSSPPVRPAKKYNRRSHHANGKTKQSAGGGTGTSIAGSGGGVGGVGGGPASVSGDDQPAGHPPAKKERSLHHCHICSKGFKDKYSVNVHIRTHTGEKPFMCTVCGKSFRQKAHLAKHQHTHTTPAKPAQSLSSVTQSVKGGSGGGGRRSTSR, encoded by the exons ATGGACGTTGCGTCCACCGACTACCTAAAGACTGCACTGTATTCGGGAGACAACGGCCCGGACACGGGTAACCGAGACAGCCTCCGACTAATGGAGCTTGGGCTCCACCTGGAGACCCTTCACGACGGATCGCATCGGATCAACACGTCGGTCGATCATCTGCTGAACGACCCGTCCCTGTCAG AGAGAAACAACAACGAATTCACGTTCgccaacaacaacaataacaacagcaacaacaacaacaacaacagcttCGAGACGATCATTAGTGGCGACCACGGCTTCGACTTGGACTGCACGCCCAGCTCGTTCAACGACAAGTCGGACATAGTAGACCAATGGCGGACGTTAAACACGGACGGTGCCATCTACACGGTGGAGGTGGTGAACAACTCGGATGGCGGCGTCGGCGAACCACTGTGGTGCATGCCCGCGCTAACCGAACACCACCAGGACTCCAACGCGGTGAGCAATTTCGACGAGACGCTGTTGTCGATGAACGGAGCCGAATCCACGGACCCGGTGGGCTCTGGCAGGTACATCAAACAGGAACCTTTGGGGGAGTACATCAAACAGGAACCGTTGACGGAGTACATCAAACGGGAACCGCTGCAGGAGTACATCAAACAGGAATCCGTCGAGTATACGGGCGATGAGCTTCTCCGGAACGCGTTGCTGGGCAAAACCAATCATAACCATCATCAGAG GTACGGCGACAAGGACGTCAAGCCATCGGTGTCGACCGCATCGGACAGCCAAAACTCGTCGCCGGGACCGCAGTCGATGCAAGATGTCGCGTCGTACCCGTCGACGTCCACCGTGGATATGCAAGACGTGCTGGCGACGAACAGCACCTGCAGCAACGGCATCAACGGCAACACGATCGTCATGATCGACGACGATATGCCTTCGATGTCGCTGCTGGTGGCCGGTGACGGGGCCTCCGCGCAGAACGTCGATGATCTCCTCTTGCCAGACTTTGACTTCCAATACATCGATGGCCTGGACAGCGACATGTCTCAGTCGTTCCAGCAGTACTGCCCCACTAGTCAAGGGTTCGTGTCCTTCATCGCCGCTGAG GTGGCGAACATATCGCAAATCCCGGCCACGGTGGTGCTGGACCACCGGGAACTGGAACAGGTGTCCACGTCTTCTTCATCGTCACCACCCGTCCGACCGGCTAAGAAGTATAACCGTCGATCACACCACGCCAACGGCAAGACGAAACAGTCGGCCGGCGGCGGCACCGGGACGTCTATCGCCGGTTCTGGTGGCGGTGTGGGTGGCGTCGGCGGCGGACCAGCTTCAGTGTCGGGTGACGACCAGCCAGCCGGGCACCCACCCGCCAAGAAAGAACGGTCGCTGCACCATTGTCACATATGCAGCAAAGGCTTCAAGGACAAGTACTCGGTGAACGTGCACATACGCACCCACACCGGCGAAAAGCCGTTCATGTGCACCGTGTGTGGCAAGAGCTTCCGGCAAAAGGCTCACCTTGCCAAGCACCAGCACACGCACACCACGCCCGCCAAACCGGCGCAATCGCTGTCGTCCGTCACGCAATCAGTCAAAGGCGGCAGCGGCGGTGGCGGCAGGAGGTCCACGTCTAGATAG